A genome region from Temnothorax longispinosus isolate EJ_2023e unplaced genomic scaffold, Tlon_JGU_v1 HiC_scaffold_25, whole genome shotgun sequence includes the following:
- the LOC139824044 gene encoding uncharacterized protein, whose protein sequence is MKKRARKFCLQVLTGLEKVVSENNIDSLKKLSNLIDNISNVEDQITLRNYYDNASNPVRSTNLVILACKHNKVKILKYLFDSNSRILNNLSVVIGRNTILPYDEDETRHNAFYYAIRSCNVELLDTLISKWPDNYFADNLEELDKILSRAYEELKLKDVPLSDEMEIFVQNKLINLRFFSNTSRPECEDQNLKSCLNNIKDRIELTLQNINMLKKDYSNTKKVDKKFLFVAKFIAQNIHILKRQLKSTYDRLPWEEMEFCLISFVFSHTKQEEINLFYNATLNKSKILNYLENFAEKLEKEEKSVDINKLPNLKHHLENFAEKLEKEEKSVDINKLPNLKNIKKRPKTTSKKTCKKNVKKIAKKLLQRNLKMKN, encoded by the coding sequence ACAAGTTCTAACTGGACTCGAAAAGGTAGTATCAGAGAATAATATTGATAGCTTAAAAAAACTAAGCAATTTAATTGACAATATAAGTAATGTAGAAGATCAAATAACTTTGagaaattattatgataatgcCAGCAATCCTGTTAGAAGCACTAATTTAGTTATCTTAGCTTGTAaacataataaagtaaaaattttaaagtatctATTTGATAGTAATAGTAGAATTCTAAATAATCTGTCTGTTGTTATTGGAAGAAACACTATATTACCATATGATGAAGATGAAACACGTCATAATGCGTTTTATTATGCTATACGTTCATGCAATGTTGAGCTTCTTGATACACTCATTAGTAAATGGccagataattattttgctgATAATTTAGAAGAATTGGATAAAATCCTTTCAAGAGCTTATGaagaattaaagttaaaagatgTACCATTGTCAGacgaaatggaaatttttgttcaaaataagttaataaacCTCCGTTTCTTCTCCAATACTTCTCGACCAGAATGTGAAGATCAGAATTTGAAGAGTTGTCTTAATAACATCAAAGATCGAATTGAATTAACACTTCAAAACATTAACATGCTAAAGAAAGATTACTCAAACACAaaaaaagtagataaaaaatttttatttgtagcaAAATTTATCGcacaaaatattcatatattaaagCGGCAGTTGAAATCAACCTATGATAGATTACCTTGGGAAGAAATGGAATTTTGTTTAATCAGTTTTGTTTTCTCTCACACAaaacaagaagaaattaatctattttataatgctacattgaataaaagcaaaatattaaattacttagaAAACTTTGcagaaaaacttgaaaaagaagaaaaaagtgtGGACATTAATAAACTTCCAAATTTAAAACATCACTTAGAAAACTTTGCAGAGAAacttgaaaaagaagaaaaaagtgtGGACATTAATAAActtccaaatttaaaaaacattaaaaaacgTCCAAAAACAACGTCCAAAAAAACGTGCaaaaaaaacgtcaaaaaaatcgcgaaaaagTTGTTGCAGAGAAACttaaagatgaaaaattaa
- the LOC139824043 gene encoding uncharacterized protein yields the protein MLNEIIGNLTPLHAAAQRGYLELVKVLLANKANVNVINEDLTPLHLAALNGHVVRVLIENRADVNASGISAGFTPLHCAVEKGHEKIVNFLLENGANVNAVDKPDNSTSLHYAARDGHEEIVKTLLKRKTDANIATVASVTPLHFAAQNGHLGIVDALLNHGVDIHAKDGHNATPLHCSVEGGHKEISELLIERGAEINAKTNNNVTPLHTAALEGHKNIIDLLIDKEAEVNVKTDDGSTPLHLAAFNGHKDIVDLLITKGAKVDAITNDGSTPLHLAALKGHKDIVDLLIKNQAKVNAITNDGNTPLHLAALEGHKDIVDLLIKNKAKVDAINKDRITPLHTAAMKGHKDIVNLLIKSKKAKVDAKTNNGNTPLHLAAAKGHKDIVDLLIKSKKAKVNAKTNDGDTPLHLAATKGHKDIVDLLIKNKAKVDAITNDGNTPLHIAVLAGYTDIVEILLDHKVDVNIKDSENVAPLHLAATKGHKNVVKVLLTKGAVVDVITINNLTPLYFAAQEGYEEIVEILIAHGANFNFKFYKNLTPLHIAATHGHGNVVKVLLDNKANINVKDNENRTPLELAVAHGHLEVVKMLLLQDYEKIDINAKGNDDWTILHYASVQENNLGMVKYLVDDKGSNVNAINAFGSKPIHIAAREGCKDTVEFLSKGLSINELDADNWTLLHYATSKGHLEVAKYLITQGADVNAKDHNGLTPMHIAANFSYKDVIEVLLKNGAVYNAVDHTCKKPLKMSNDENVINLLESTEKLFEAVKRNGSSDVENYIKAGAVVNAKNVNGTSLLHYAAWKGYDRIINILLQNEADPNPVDKKGFTPLHYAAKFCRLKVVKLLLSNGAVYNAVSDGKTPSDFTVDESIIRLFQLLRDSFKNIKNNDSRVINDLNKIKDIDTVKSIMNARNEENKTLVVSAVHNNFSEVEQLKEVLQDDVSVQINEGLMFYNRGDYKRALCIFESVFEKRKKIIGSDNPGTLDIQTYIGNVLYAQKAYQEALNTFEEIFQKQKEILGLNDKNTLSTGSTIAFTLYTLGRYKEAFNICQEICPKQKEILGPNHLDTLDSQFRMALVLDAQGKYEEALNINRTVFEKSKKILSADDPTVLCIQENIAVVLANQGELEKALTIYKDVYERKKVVLGIDHVRTLETLRNIAVIHDKQKNYYEALTTFQKVLDERKKVLGENHRETLNTQYCIANVLLSEFKLIDALRAYTECFEQINAAFGPSHPTVLDILNKIKYINYIFKFTGIEPRDILLYLQKDITTFNVINENNENENNVKM from the coding sequence ATGCTTAATGAAATTATAGGTAACTTAACCCCGTTGCACGCAGCTGCACAGAGAGGTTATCTAGAGTTAGTTAAAGTCTTGCTTGCAAATAAGGCAAACGTTAACGTTATAAATGAAGATTTGACACCATTACATTTAGCCGCATTAAATGGCCACGTAGTACGTGTTTTAATCGAAAACAGAGCTGATGTTAACGCCAGCGGCATAAGTGCAGGTTTTACACCATTACACTGTGCAGTAGAAAAAGGTCATGAGAAGATAGTTAATTTTCTATTGGAGAATGGAGCTAATGTTAATGCTGTTGACAAACCCGATAATAGTACATCTTTGCACTATGCAGCAAGAGATGGGCACGAGGAAATAGTTAAAACTctactaaaaagaaaaaccgaCGCTAATATTGCCACTGTTGCAAGTGTGACTCCATTGCATTTTGCTGCCCAGAATGGTCATCTAGGAATAGTTGATGCTCTACTTAACCATGGTGTTGACATTCATGCTAAAGATGGACATAACGCTACACCACTACACTGCTCAGTAGAAGGTGGTCATAAAGAAATTTCTGAACTTTTAATAGAAAGAGGAGCAGAAATTAATGctaaaactaataataatgtaacacCACTACATACAGCTGCTCTGGAAGGCCACAAAAACATTATTGATCTTCTAATAGACAAAGAAGCTGAGGTTAATGTAAAAACTGATGACGGTAGTACACCGTTGCATCTAGCTGCTTTTAACGGCCACAAAGACATTGTTGATCTTCTAATAACAAAAGGAGCTAAGGTTGATGCAATAACTAATGACGGTAGTACACCATTGCATCTAGCTGCTCTAAAAGGTCACAAAGACATTGTTGatcttctaataaaaaatcaagctAAGGTTAATGCAATAACTAATGACGGTAATACACCGTTGCATCTAGCTGCTCTCGAAGGTCACAAAGACATTGTTGatcttctaataaaaaataaagctaaggttgatgcaataaataaagacCGTATTACACCATTACATACAGCTGCTATGAAAGGCCACAAAGACATTGTTAATCTtctaataaaaagtaaaaaagctAAGGTTGATGCAAAAACTAATAACGGTAATACACCGTTGCATCTAGCTGCTGCGAAAGGCCACAAAGACATTGTTGATCTtctaataaaaagtaaaaaagctAAGGTTAATGCAAAAACTAATGACGGTGATACACCGTTACATCTAGCTGCTACGAAAGGTCACAAAGACATTGTTGatcttctaataaaaaataaagctaaaGTTGATGCAATAACTAATGACGGTAATACACCGTTACATATAGCCGTTCTTGCTGGATACACAGATATTGTAGAAATTTTGCTAGACCACAAAGTCgatgttaatataaaagattctGAAAATGTTGCACCACTACACTTGGCTGCTACTAAAGGTCATAAGAATGTAGTAAAAGTTCTGTTAACAAAAGGAGCTGTAGTTGATGTCAtaactattaataatttaacaccaTTATATTTTGCAGCACAGGAGGGGTATGAAGAAATTGTTGAGATTTTAATAGCACATGGAgctaactttaattttaaattttacaaaaatcttACACCATTACATATAGCTGCAACCCATGGTCATGGTAATGTTGTAAAAGTTTTACTTGataataaagcaaatattaatgttaaggATAATGAGAATAGAACTCCTCTAGAATTAGCAGTGGCACATGGTCATTTAGAAGTGGTTAAAATGTTACTACTGCAGGACTacgaaaaaatagatataaatgcTAAAGGTAACGATGATTGGACGATATTGCATTATGCTTCAgtgcaagaaaataatttagggATGGTAAAATATCTAGTAGATGATAAGGGATCTAATGTTAATGCTATAAATGCCTTTGGTTCAAAACCTATACACATTGCAGCGAGAGAAGGTTGTAAAGATACTGTAGAGTTCCTTAGTAAAGGGTTAAGTATTAATGAACTTGATGCAGATAATTGGACATTATTACACTATGCAACATCGAAAGGTCACTTGGAAGTTGCAAAGTATTTGATAACACAAGGCGCTGACGTTAATGCTAAAGATCATAATGGCTTAACTCCTATGCATATTGCTGCTAATTTTAGTTATAAAGACGTTattgaagttttattaaaaaatggagCAGTTTATAACGCTGTTGACCATACTTGTAAAAAACCACTAAAAATGTCTAATGACGAAAACGTTATCAATTTATTAGAATCAACTGAGAAATTGTTCGAGGCTGTAAAACGTAATGGCTCTTCAGATGTTGAGAATTACATTAAAGCAGGGGCGGTCGTTAACGCCAAAAATGTTAATGGAACATCATTATTGCATTATGCTGCGTGGAAAGGCTATGATAGGATTATCAATATTCTGTTACAAAATGAAGCTGATCCTAATCCAGTTGATAAGAAGGGATTTACCCCTCTACATTATGCTGCTAAGTTCTGTCGCTTAAAAGTTGTAAAACTCCTATTATCTAATGGTGCAGTATATAATGCAGTTTCTGATGGTAAAACACCATCAGACTTTACTGTAGATGAAAGTATTATTCGCTTATTTCAATTACTGCGTGactcatttaaaaatattaaaaataatgattctcGAGTTATTAATGATCTTAACAAGATAAAGGATATTGATACAGTAAAATCAATAATGAATGCTCGTAATGAAGAGAACAAAACTCTAGTAGTTTCTGCAGTGCATAATAACTTTTCAGAAGTCGAACAGTTAAAAGAGGTATTACAAGATGATGTATCCGTTCAGATTAATGAaggtttaatgttttataatcgAGGCGATTATAAAAGGGCTTTATGTATTTTCGAAagcgtatttgaaaaaagaaaaaaaataataggttCAGATAATCCTGGCACTTTAGATATTCAGACATACATAGGTAATGTATTATACGCACAAAAGGCTTACCAAGAAGctttaaatacatttgaagaaattttccagaaacagaaagaaataCTGGGTTTAAATGACAAGAATACTTTAAGTACAGGGAGTACAATTGCTTTTACGTTGTATACGCTGGGAAGGTATAAAGaagcttttaatatttgtcaAGAAATTTGTCCaaagcaaaaagaaatattaggtCCAAATCATTTAGATACTTTAGATAGTCAATTTCGCATGGCATTAGTATTAGATGCACAAGGAAAATACGAAGAAGCGTTAAATATCAATAGAacagtttttgaaaaaagtaaaaaaatattaagtgcAGATGACCCAACAGTTTTGTGTATTCAAGAAAATATAGCGGTGGTACTGGCTAACCAGGGTGAGCTTGAAAAGGCATTGACAATTTATAAAGATGTTTACGAGAGGAAGAAAGTGGTTTTAGGTATTGATCATGTGAGAACTTTGGAGACGTTACGTAACATTGCTGTAATACAcgacaaacaaaaaaattattatgaagCCCTGACGACTTTTCAAAAAGTTTTAGATGAAAGGAAAAAAGTTTTGGGAGAAAATCACCGTGAAACCTTGAATACTCAATACTGTATTGCAAATGTACTTCTTTCtgaatttaaattgattgatGCACTTAGAGCCTATACAGAATGTTTTGAACAAATTAACGCTGCTTTTGGACCAAGTCATCCCACTGTTTTGGATATTTTaaacaagataaaatatattaattatatatttaagtttacAGGCATCGAGCCGCGAGATATTCTACTGTATCTGCAGAAGGACATTACAACATTCAATgtcattaatgaaaataacgaaaatgaaaataacgttaaaatgTGA